The Tumebacillus amylolyticus genome window below encodes:
- the queD gene encoding 6-carboxytetrahydropterin synthase QueD, whose amino-acid sequence MTQVPYHTKEVAVTKIFTFDSAHRLDDYIGKCANLHGHTYKLEVTIKGRTDHRGIVVDFGDIKSIVNEQIIGKYDHRFLNDLMEFNTTAENMVVHFFEIIDTYLQQIDNATPVRLMKCRLWETPSCYAEVTREDFYEAQ is encoded by the coding sequence ATGACCCAAGTCCCTTACCATACTAAGGAAGTCGCGGTAACGAAAATTTTTACGTTCGATTCCGCGCATCGACTGGACGACTATATCGGCAAATGTGCAAATTTGCACGGCCATACTTATAAACTTGAAGTGACGATCAAGGGTCGTACCGACCATCGCGGCATCGTGGTGGATTTCGGTGATATCAAGTCCATTGTCAACGAACAGATCATCGGCAAGTATGACCATCGCTTCCTCAATGACCTCATGGAGTTTAACACGACGGCGGAGAACATGGTCGTTCACTTTTTTGAGATCATCGACACCTACCTCCAACAGATCGACAACGCGACTCCGGTGCGCTTGATGAAGTGCCGTCTGTGGGAGACGCCGTCGTGTTATGCGGAAGTTACGCGGGAGGATTTTTATGAAGCTCAATGA
- a CDS encoding immunoglobulin-like domain-containing protein gives MKKFKLSTSLAVTLVMMTSLVPVTSFADTTAAQATLADQTDPYAAVNNATTAAQMLNALVAIQYDLNIDGFTWVDNGFKSRVAGYVLVNRKQPFTSLDGIRQAVQAGVNEINDRSQDYANVYPDFKEGEGPQNVSSDLSLRATTDRGVAITWSSDNPSIIDSTGHVVRPTAGDANVVLTGTLSYDSETLTRSITVTVLQAGAVYLSPLEQANQAQTVDELRKAVENPDLNVYVWEYEYQSEDVKQKAFEYMLAHRPSNGWVDAWSVTVALETAIDNVKPIAIDVQFSWGDSADHVTQDLFLDTMTADGYEVSWTTDRPDIIDVNRYLGRINRPFYQDGNATVTLTATTARGSKTFVVTVLAKETSALQDINSATNSYMLTNALFNNGNIGLDTSAYLALPYPLTNQAGDYLYQSRPSTGFASLADVQVALNAAVAKVQGRDVELASVQPIYATGDKETAITQNLTLPTTTSKGTPIKWTSTKPSIIDPATGKVTRPASTDRDAFVVLSAVLDFGSNQTLSKSIFVTVLKQDSKTVQLLNAINSASTSSDLRTLVVDPALNLTLANFNGLSQQEQTDALATMIQYRPTAGFQTVQDVQGALTQSVNYIAAINSINIQFGEDSQHVTNLSVDSFTSRGNGYVTWTSDHPEIFDAVQRSLHRPSYTTGPVTIHLKGTLEFGFTTYTKTYELTVDPLPPTDQEATQFVANQLTLPQVTTENLTLPSEGQFGTTITWSTSNAQAIEADGTVHRAHPTVGDQTATLTAHVTRNGVTQDHAFDVTVKAYEYTPLDESSITVVNNKHPHAEDSVTVSNTQAGDEIKVYAEDGVTLIAQATATDPTTTLTFANLGHKHTTIYVSNTRAGYVENKVMKFFPSDNINHPNL, from the coding sequence ATGAAAAAATTCAAACTTTCCACAAGTCTCGCCGTCACGCTTGTCATGATGACGAGCTTGGTTCCGGTGACATCGTTTGCCGATACGACCGCCGCGCAAGCCACGCTGGCCGATCAAACAGATCCGTACGCTGCGGTGAACAACGCGACGACCGCCGCGCAGATGCTGAACGCTCTGGTCGCGATCCAGTACGATCTCAACATCGACGGGTTCACTTGGGTGGACAATGGATTCAAATCTAGAGTCGCAGGCTACGTGCTCGTAAACCGCAAGCAGCCGTTCACGTCCCTCGATGGAATTCGCCAAGCCGTTCAAGCGGGCGTCAATGAAATCAACGACCGCTCGCAAGACTATGCCAACGTCTATCCGGACTTCAAAGAAGGCGAAGGCCCGCAAAATGTCTCTTCCGACCTGAGCCTGCGCGCAACGACCGACCGCGGCGTTGCGATCACGTGGAGTTCCGACAATCCGTCGATCATCGACTCGACCGGGCATGTTGTCCGTCCGACGGCCGGCGATGCCAATGTCGTGCTGACTGGGACGCTGAGCTACGATTCGGAAACCCTCACCCGTTCGATCACGGTGACCGTTTTGCAAGCAGGCGCCGTGTACCTGTCGCCGTTGGAGCAAGCCAACCAAGCGCAGACTGTCGACGAACTGCGCAAAGCGGTTGAGAATCCGGACCTGAACGTCTACGTTTGGGAGTACGAATATCAAAGTGAAGATGTCAAACAAAAAGCGTTCGAGTATATGTTGGCGCATCGTCCGAGCAACGGGTGGGTGGATGCTTGGTCTGTCACCGTCGCTCTGGAAACCGCCATCGACAACGTCAAGCCGATCGCCATCGACGTGCAATTCAGTTGGGGCGACTCTGCAGACCATGTCACGCAAGACCTCTTCTTGGATACGATGACGGCCGACGGCTATGAAGTAAGCTGGACGACCGACCGCCCGGACATCATCGACGTCAACCGCTATCTGGGGCGCATCAACCGTCCGTTCTACCAAGACGGCAACGCGACCGTCACTCTGACCGCAACGACCGCCAGAGGAAGCAAAACCTTCGTCGTGACGGTTCTCGCGAAAGAGACCTCCGCGCTCCAAGACATCAACTCTGCCACCAATTCGTACATGCTGACCAACGCCCTCTTCAACAACGGCAACATCGGTCTCGATACGTCGGCCTACCTGGCTTTGCCGTACCCCCTGACGAACCAAGCAGGCGACTATCTGTACCAGAGCCGTCCGAGCACTGGATTTGCTTCCCTCGCCGATGTGCAGGTTGCTCTCAACGCAGCCGTGGCAAAAGTGCAAGGCCGTGACGTAGAACTCGCTTCTGTACAGCCGATTTATGCAACGGGTGATAAGGAAACGGCCATCACTCAAAATTTGACCCTGCCGACGACCACGTCCAAAGGTACTCCGATCAAATGGACCTCGACCAAACCGTCCATCATCGATCCGGCAACGGGCAAAGTAACCCGCCCGGCTTCGACAGACCGCGATGCGTTTGTGGTGCTCTCGGCCGTGCTTGACTTTGGCTCGAACCAGACGCTCTCCAAGTCGATTTTTGTCACCGTTCTCAAGCAAGACAGCAAGACCGTACAACTTCTGAACGCGATCAACTCCGCGTCGACGTCCTCCGATTTGCGCACCTTGGTCGTTGACCCGGCCCTCAACTTGACTCTGGCAAACTTCAACGGTTTGAGTCAACAGGAGCAAACGGATGCACTCGCGACGATGATCCAATACCGTCCGACCGCCGGGTTCCAAACGGTACAAGACGTGCAAGGAGCCCTCACGCAGAGCGTGAACTACATCGCCGCCATCAACTCGATCAACATTCAATTCGGCGAAGATTCGCAACATGTAACGAACTTGAGCGTAGATTCCTTCACATCTCGTGGAAACGGCTACGTTACCTGGACCTCTGACCATCCGGAAATCTTTGACGCGGTTCAACGCAGCTTGCACCGACCGTCCTACACGACCGGCCCGGTGACGATCCATCTGAAGGGAACGCTTGAATTTGGTTTCACCACCTACACCAAAACGTACGAACTCACCGTCGATCCGCTGCCGCCGACCGACCAAGAAGCGACGCAATTCGTCGCGAATCAATTGACCCTGCCGCAAGTGACGACCGAAAACCTGACGCTCCCGTCCGAAGGGCAATTCGGGACCACGATTACGTGGAGCACTTCAAACGCACAAGCGATCGAAGCAGACGGCACCGTCCACCGTGCGCATCCGACTGTCGGTGACCAAACGGCGACTCTGACGGCCCACGTCACGCGCAACGGCGTCACGCAAGACCATGCATTCGACGTAACGGTCAAAGCGTATGAGTACACCCCGCTCGACGAATCGTCGATCACCGTGGTCAACAACAAACATCCGCATGCCGAAGACAGCGTCACCGTTTCGAACACCCAAGCGGGTGATGAGATCAAAGTTTACGCCGAAGACGGCGTGACCTTGATTGCGCAAGCGACGGCTACAGACCCGACCACGACCCTCACGTTCGCAAACCTCGGCCACAAGCACACGACGATCTACGTCTCCAACACCCGTGCAGGCTACGTCGAGAACAAAGTGATGAAGTTCTTTCCGTCTGACAACATAAACCACCCGAATCTCTAA
- the queC gene encoding 7-cyano-7-deazaguanine synthase QueC gives MTTAKKAVIILSGGLDSTTCMAVAQNEGYELYPLSFFYGQKAAIELESAKKVSAFYGVGDRHFIADLNGIIRGSALTDADKEIPTNRDENAMEKEIPATYVPARNIIFLSIALSYAESIGATAMYIGVNALDYSGYPDCRHEFIEAFQDVINKGTAAGAHGEGIRIETPLQFLSKAGIVKLGAELGAPLQFSHSCYFGTDPSCGVCDSCLLRIKGFQEAGVKDPIPYAVEIEWNQQ, from the coding sequence ATGACCACAGCGAAAAAAGCAGTCATCATCCTCTCCGGTGGACTCGACTCCACCACCTGCATGGCGGTGGCGCAAAACGAAGGGTATGAGCTCTACCCGCTCTCCTTCTTCTACGGACAAAAAGCGGCCATCGAACTGGAATCCGCCAAAAAAGTCTCCGCCTTCTACGGCGTCGGCGACCGTCACTTCATCGCCGACCTCAACGGAATCATCCGCGGCTCGGCGCTGACCGACGCCGACAAAGAGATCCCGACGAACCGCGATGAAAACGCAATGGAGAAGGAAATTCCGGCGACCTACGTTCCGGCGCGCAACATCATCTTCCTCTCCATCGCGCTCTCCTACGCCGAATCGATCGGGGCGACGGCGATGTACATCGGCGTCAACGCGCTCGACTACTCGGGCTATCCGGATTGCCGCCACGAGTTCATCGAAGCGTTCCAAGACGTGATCAACAAAGGCACGGCGGCCGGTGCGCACGGCGAAGGCATCCGGATCGAGACCCCGTTGCAGTTCCTGAGCAAAGCGGGCATCGTCAAACTCGGAGCCGAGCTGGGAGCCCCGCTTCAATTCAGCCACTCCTGCTACTTCGGTACCGACCCGTCTTGCGGCGTTTGCGATTCTTGCTTGCTGCGGATCAAAGGTTTCCAAGAAGCCGGCGTGAAAGACCCGATTCCGTACGCTGTCGAAATTGAGTGGAATCAGCAGTAA
- a CDS encoding tyrosine-type recombinase/integrase yields MTGKTEHEAQIQAFGKYLEDKKKSPGTVQGVLLDLGQFADFLAKRDTLFNALTEDDVNDFGRDLREGGKSEKLVHRKYKAVKSFYKFLADRGESADMDELISESRSYILSLPRPLTIDEMKRFIIACNDVKRRAIFTTMYEAGLRPDELSRLTQEDISWDDLFMVVKNKQGERDRLVFFSRKLKDLLKKYIRSTKSKLPNVFVDEKGPLKLARLQVLFIETAKEAKLEGHIALSSLRRSLAAHMIEQGIDIGHVAQMLGLKNTNSLEVLVPAGGVRSNDYQKFISALDL; encoded by the coding sequence ATGACAGGTAAAACTGAACACGAAGCTCAGATTCAGGCGTTCGGAAAGTACCTCGAGGATAAGAAGAAGTCGCCGGGGACGGTGCAAGGGGTGCTGCTGGATCTGGGGCAGTTCGCCGATTTTCTTGCCAAGCGCGACACGCTCTTCAATGCCCTGACTGAGGATGACGTCAATGACTTCGGCCGCGATTTGAGAGAAGGCGGCAAGTCCGAGAAACTGGTGCATCGCAAGTATAAAGCGGTGAAATCCTTCTACAAGTTCTTGGCTGACCGTGGGGAATCGGCAGACATGGACGAATTGATCAGCGAGAGCCGCTCGTATATTTTGTCTCTGCCGCGCCCGTTGACAATCGACGAGATGAAGCGGTTCATCATTGCGTGCAACGACGTGAAACGCCGAGCGATTTTCACGACCATGTACGAAGCGGGGCTTCGTCCCGACGAATTGAGCCGTCTGACCCAAGAGGATATCTCTTGGGATGATTTGTTCATGGTGGTCAAAAACAAGCAGGGCGAGCGCGACCGATTGGTATTTTTCTCGCGCAAGCTCAAGGACCTCTTGAAAAAATACATTCGTTCGACCAAAAGCAAATTGCCCAATGTCTTCGTGGACGAAAAAGGCCCGTTGAAGCTGGCGCGTCTGCAAGTGCTGTTCATCGAAACGGCCAAAGAAGCCAAGCTCGAAGGCCATATTGCGCTCTCCTCGTTGCGCCGCTCCTTGGCGGCCCACATGATCGAGCAGGGCATCGACATCGGCCATGTGGCGCAGATGCTCGGACTGAAAAACACCAACTCGCTGGAAGTCTTGGTTCCGGCGGGCGGTGTCCGATCCAACGATTATCAAAAATTTATCTCCGCATTGGATTTGTAA
- a CDS encoding radical SAM protein, with the protein MKLNELFLSIQGETASAGLPTIFVRFTGCNLRCTYCDTKYSYFEGDSITPEQVMEQVRALKVKRVCLTGGEPLIQPRQEMQHLLDMLGAEGYEVSIETDGSIDISKYNLHEKQRFIVDMKVPSSGMSEKMHWENLRHIIPTRDEVKFVVGDRADYEWCVNLIREYELDPAKGYQLLFSPIFRQIDLEQLVNWILEDELDARFQVQLHKIVWDPDKRGV; encoded by the coding sequence ATGAAGCTCAATGAGTTGTTCCTCTCGATTCAAGGCGAGACGGCATCGGCCGGCTTGCCGACGATCTTTGTCCGCTTCACCGGCTGCAACCTGCGTTGCACCTATTGTGACACGAAATACTCCTACTTCGAAGGCGACTCGATCACGCCGGAGCAAGTGATGGAGCAAGTTCGCGCGCTGAAAGTCAAGCGCGTCTGCCTCACGGGCGGTGAACCGTTGATCCAACCGCGTCAAGAGATGCAACACCTGCTGGACATGCTGGGTGCAGAAGGCTACGAAGTCTCCATCGAGACGGACGGCTCCATCGACATCTCGAAGTACAACCTGCATGAGAAGCAACGCTTCATCGTGGACATGAAAGTTCCGTCCTCCGGCATGAGTGAAAAAATGCACTGGGAGAACTTGCGCCACATCATCCCGACCCGCGACGAAGTCAAATTCGTCGTCGGAGACCGCGCCGATTACGAGTGGTGCGTGAACTTGATTCGCGAATATGAACTGGACCCGGCGAAAGGCTACCAACTGCTGTTCTCGCCGATCTTCCGTCAGATCGACCTCGAACAACTGGTGAACTGGATTCTGGAAGACGAGCTCGACGCCCGCTTCCAAGTTCAATTGCACAAGATCGTCTGGGACCCGGACAAGCGAGGAGTGTAA